One Candidatus Binataceae bacterium genomic window, CACCGCTGCTCACCGTGACCACCCGCGCGCCGTCCGTGGCTAACAACAGATCGAAGAGCAAACCGGTGAGCGCGAAGTGACCGAAGTGGTTGGTGCCCATCTGCATTTCGAACCCGTCGGCGGTGCGCCGATACGGGATAGCCATCACGCCGGCGTTGTTACACAAGATATTGAGCCGGACATGGTTTTTTCGAAACGCCTCGGCGAATGCGCGCACCGAGCTCAGGCTGGCCAGGTCGAGTTCCATCGCCTCGACCGCGGCATCGGGAATCGCAGCCTTTATCTGCGCGATTGCCGCGCTTGCCTTGTCCATGCCGCGGCAGGCCAGTATCACGGCGGCCCGGTGGCGACCGAATTCGAGCGCCGCTTCATAACCGATGCCGCTGTTTGCGCCTGTGACGA contains:
- a CDS encoding oxidoreductase, whose amino-acid sequence is MPNPKWTAADLPNLSGKTIIVTGANSGIGYEAALEFGRHRAAVILACRGMDKASAAIAQIKAAIPDAAVEAMELDLASLSSVRAFAEAFRKNHVRLNILCNNAGVMAIPYRRTADGFEMQMGTNHFGHFALTGLLFDLLLATDGARVVTVSSGAHRIGSIRFDDLNWEHGYRKWLAYGQSKLANLLFCLELQRRLEKAHARMISVACHPGCAATNLQA